The sequence TTCCTCATTCATACTGAACTGTTGCATGGCACCCCTTGGCAAAAACCTTGCAATCAGTGTTTCAGGGTTCTCAGGAGGATAAGTGCAAGCCATGTGCCACAGAGAAACCGAGAATTTTTTTGCGGAATATCAAACAGTTACGCGACCATCGACAAAAACGTGGATGTTGCGAAAAACACCAGTCACAACCTTTGTCGCCTTTGCGACAAGCCTAAGGAGTCTGAAATGCTAATAGACACACTCGCACCAGGAGATATCATTTACGCCGCTAACGACATCGTGAACGACGGCAGCCTACCCGGATTACCCGATGATGCCCTGATTGCTGAAAAAGATCGCCGTGGCGTTATTATTAACACCGGCCATCTTGAGGAGAACCCAGATAAAGTTCTTGTGCTGGTCCGTTTTGAAACAGGTGTCGCGGCGGGGGAATTAGGCCCGGCTGTGGCCTGCTGGCCGGATGAACTGTACATCCCAATGGATAATATGAACTAAACATCTAGCCGCTGTAAGCTGCCACAAAAACATGTGCTCTTTAGAACATGTTTTGTGGCTTTCCCAACGCTCGAATAGGTCGCGGCCAAACATACTCATTGGTAGCTGGGCACGTACAGTACGAAATCCTGTCGCTCACGCTACGTACCTCGTTTCGACCGAACAGGTGATGAACTTGACGCTGGCATGAATTGCATCTTTACAGCTCAACACCAGCGCATATGTTGAGTCGCACTCAATATATCGAGCACGCTTTTAACACGCTTTCGCAACGTACAACCGGTGTTTTCCGCGCGTACACACGAGCACTGCTTGCTGACGTGGTAAGTAACCGTGGTAAGGAACCGTGAAAACGAAGTGGCGTGTAAGCCTGGTAGCTGTTATCCGAACTGACGACAAGCTCGATGTACGCTTGGCACCGAAGAACTGGCGATTTCTTGTCCAAATACAACGGTTAGACTAAATTGCAAAGGTATTTAGTCGACAAATTGAAAAAGGCAGGGATGTCCCGGAAATCCAATTCGGATCGACAAAAGTATTCAAAGAGCCGGTAACAAACGCAGCTCACTCGCCAACGCACCAGATTTACCCCAGGCCGTAGTTGCTTCTATAAACCATTGCGGTTTAGTGGGGTGTGGCTGAACTACATCATATTCTGCGTACGCTTGACCATTCTCGTGCACAATAACACTGCCAATCAACTGACCATTTACCAGCCATTCACCGGATAGTGACTCGGAGCTATCGAACGGATCTTTTTTTAATTCTGTGCGTGTAAAAGCTGTTGGCTCTGCAGGAAGCTGGTCTTGCAACCCTACAGCGTCGAGCGCACCACGAAGCGCCTGCCAAATTTCGCATACGACAGGCCAGTCTCGTTGTAACCGTTCTGTTATGATCTCAGACACTAATCATCCTCATCAAAAAAGGAAGATGCGATTGTAAAATAGGCGTAGCCACCAATTTCATCACTCGTATCCAGCTCCAAGAGCTTTTTCAATACGGAATAAGCAGCGAGCACCCTACCACGTCGCAAACGACAAACACCAAGCGCCTTTAAGCTGAACAGGTAGAGCCGTTCAGCACCGGCTTTTTTATGCCAGGCAGCCGAGTCTGCATTCAAGCGGCGATAATTCCGGTCAAAGCCTGCTAGCGTGGCAGCTTGTCGCATCGCACCCCACACAGCAGCTTCGGCTTTGTTGTACTCAGCCGCAACAAAATAAAATTTGTAGAGTGCTATATGGGTATCCGGCTCATCAGGCCAGGCAAGACGCGCCTTCAATAAAGAGGCTTCGCGCTGAGGTAAGTCACCGGACGCCAGCGCTTGATCCAAGACCAATTGAAGTTGCGCTGGGGTACTGGGTGAAAAAAAAGCTCGCTCGTCCCGAAAAGCTAAAACACTTGCTGACGTGTTCATCATTGTTAACCTGTGGTTTGTTTAGTGCACGTTACCAGAGTTCGGCTGGCGCAACTTTATCTGCATACACTTCACCACCGACAATGTGCTGCTCGATAATTTTTGGAACATCCTCTGGCTCGACCCAACCATACATAACGCCACTCGGGTAAACCAGGACATTGGCCCCAGCCTGACATGGCCCCAGACAACCCGTCTGTGTCAGCGCGACATTTTGTAAGTTACGCTGGATAAGCTGTTGAGAGAATGCGTTAAATACCGCTTCCGAGCCGCGTTCCCCACAGCTTCCCCGGGGATGGCCGGGCGGGCGTTTTTGCATACAGATAAAAATATGATGGTCTGGTTTAGGCATAGCGGTACCCCACGTCTGTTTTTAATGGCTGGTAAAATCGTTAGCAAAATTGTCAGGGCTGAGTAAGCCGATCGGCTATTTTACAAGCCGATATTTCAGTGCTTCGTCTCGCCCGCCACTGACAATACAGGCCGAACACCAATAGCCTGCGTATATTTCTGTATGAGCCGATCTAAACTAAGCAGCCATCGGCTCATGCGTATGGCAGTTTTTCGGGCACACTCTGGAGCACGACTTACAACCGATACAGTCCATCTCGTTCTTTATTGCCATGACTTTCATTTCATCGTCGTCATCATAATCTTCGTCGTCGTCCATATCTTCGACGAGATCGCCTCTATCCACCAGCTCAAATACATCGCGCGGACAAACTTTATAGCAACGACCACAACCTATACAGGTCGATGCGTTTAACGCAGTAACGAACTCTGGTGTCCATTCCTCACCGCCACGGGTACGGCTAATCATCACTTCATCAGACATAGTTTTTACCTCCGCCAATAGGGCGATTGTAGTCAGGCGCTAGCCTCATCAAGTTTTGCTTGCGCGGCTTTCCAATCTTCACACGCCGCGATAGTACTTTGTGCAAGCTCGGTTAAACGGTTGTAATCCGTCCACAACGTATCTTCCACCACATCGTGAATTTGAGACGCCCAGTCGGTTGCGATACGTTTTTTCTTTTTTACATCTTTATTGAGGGCTTTCAATTCGTCTTCGTTCACGTTTATTCCTCCTGACAAAAACCGTTTTTCAGATTACAGCTTTGCAACTTCTTTAAATTGTGTGACCAGCTCTACGGCTTTGGATATTAATTTTTCTGCGTCTTCGATCAGCTTCTCTGGTGTTTCAAAACCAAATCGATGTACGTCACGTAGGGTTTTATCGAGCGCCACCAGCTTACCCACCACGATCATCGCGCGGCCAAAGCCCTCATGAGTCAAGTTGATAACCGGTACGGCCATAATCCCGGTTTCTTTCTCGATCATCTGCGCCAGCCCGTTGTAAAACGCTTTTACACGAGAAATCGTTGTTTCATCGGGGTCACCTACGACAGGAATTTCACGACGTCGTGCTTTAGTGAGAATCATTGGGTCCAACACCTTAGCGTCGCTCCAGGTATCGTAGGTACCATAACTGTCTACAGCGCGGAGCTGGACAATCATTTGCTTGAGAAATGGATGCTCCAAAACGGCAGATCCTTCTTCGAGTACGGCTTCTTCGCTCATAAAATCACCTTTAACGTTTATGTGTCCTGATGTCCTTCCATGGAGCTGCAATCGCCCATGGTTTTTTGTCTGTCTATGGCTCTCGCCAACCAGCTGCTCGGCCCTTCTTGCAACTCCCGCTGAAACGCCTTGATCAATGCTTTAATCGGCGTGTCTTCAACCACTTTCA comes from Teredinibacter turnerae and encodes:
- a CDS encoding nitrogen fixation protein NifZ, translated to MLIDTLAPGDIIYAANDIVNDGSLPGLPDDALIAEKDRRGVIINTGHLEENPDKVLVLVRFETGVAAGELGPAVACWPDELYIPMDNMN
- a CDS encoding NifX-associated nitrogen fixation protein, with product MSEEAVLEEGSAVLEHPFLKQMIVQLRAVDSYGTYDTWSDAKVLDPMILTKARRREIPVVGDPDETTISRVKAFYNGLAQMIEKETGIMAVPVINLTHEGFGRAMIVVGKLVALDKTLRDVHRFGFETPEKLIEDAEKLISKAVELVTQFKEVAKL
- the fdxB gene encoding ferredoxin III, nif-specific — its product is MSDEVMISRTRGGEEWTPEFVTALNASTCIGCGRCYKVCPRDVFELVDRGDLVEDMDDDEDYDDDDEMKVMAIKNEMDCIGCKSCSRVCPKNCHTHEPMAA
- a CDS encoding CCE_0567 family metalloprotein → MNEDELKALNKDVKKKKRIATDWASQIHDVVEDTLWTDYNRLTELAQSTIAACEDWKAAQAKLDEASA
- a CDS encoding 2Fe-2S ferredoxin, with translation MPKPDHHIFICMQKRPPGHPRGSCGERGSEAVFNAFSQQLIQRNLQNVALTQTGCLGPCQAGANVLVYPSGVMYGWVEPEDVPKIIEQHIVGGEVYADKVAPAELW